One segment of Carya illinoinensis cultivar Pawnee chromosome 13, C.illinoinensisPawnee_v1, whole genome shotgun sequence DNA contains the following:
- the LOC122291994 gene encoding uncharacterized protein LOC122291994 isoform X2 gives MSTPHRSCEHRAMGRKAGTLHINPKKFGSLHKPCMKEMITFLNCLAVNHSSDDKCVRQTELLSACMDSQTSNKRKSWGSINYHLQRLNRGRK, from the exons ATGTCCACTCCACACCGTAG TTGTGAGCATAGAGCAATGGGCCGTAAAGCTGGTACGCTTCATATCAACCCAAAGAAATTTGGCTCTCTTCACAAGCCTTGCATGAAGGAAATGATTACATTTCTCAACTGCTTGGCTGTTAACCACAGCAGTGACGATAAGTGTGTTAGGCAGACGGAACTTTTGAGCGCTTGTATGGATTCTCAG ACAAGCAATAAAAGGAAGTCCTGGGGAAGTATTAATTACCACCTGCAGAGGCTTAACAGAGGAAGGAAGTAG
- the LOC122291994 gene encoding uncharacterized protein LOC122291994 isoform X1 codes for MQAAALSQTLISDSSTDPRRHSEGKFSGELQRAGASNRQISQVAVWSGRWSVETSTCGEGKQVAAEEHVAMERIEKHEQTELRRRNSSCDGLEVALAPVVGEWRQQSQGAFSRNLCSSAAG; via the exons ATGCAGGCCGCAGCCCTCTCCCAGACTCTCATCTCTGATTCCTCCACAGATCCTCGCCGACATTCCGAG GGAAAATTTAGTGGGGAGTTGCAAAGAGCAGGAGCCAGCAATAGGCAAATCTCACAAGTTGCGGTGTGGAGTGGACGGTGGAGTGTGGAGACGTCAACCTGCGGCGAAGGAAAACAAGTTGCAGCTGAGGAACACGTTGCGATGGAGCGTATCGAAAAACACGAGCAGACCGAGCTTCGACGGAGAAACAGCAGCTGCGACGGTCTAGAGGTGGCGTTAGCGCCGGTCGTCGGAGAGTGGAGACAACAATCGCAGGGGGCATTCAGCCGCAACTTGTGTTCCTCCGCCGCAGGTTGA
- the LOC122291994 gene encoding uncharacterized protein LOC122291994 isoform X3, with product MGRKAGTLHINPKKFGSLHKPCMKEMITFLNCLAVNHSSDDKCVRQTELLSACMDSQTSNKRKSWGSINYHLQRLNRGRK from the exons ATGGGCCGTAAAGCTGGTACGCTTCATATCAACCCAAAGAAATTTGGCTCTCTTCACAAGCCTTGCATGAAGGAAATGATTACATTTCTCAACTGCTTGGCTGTTAACCACAGCAGTGACGATAAGTGTGTTAGGCAGACGGAACTTTTGAGCGCTTGTATGGATTCTCAG ACAAGCAATAAAAGGAAGTCCTGGGGAAGTATTAATTACCACCTGCAGAGGCTTAACAGAGGAAGGAAGTAG
- the LOC122290780 gene encoding dof zinc finger protein DOF3.6-like: MVFSSVPLYLDPHNWQQQPNHQQGIDTTQNPQLLPPVALPSPAGHHAGGDAVSIRPGSMADQARLAKIPQPDQTAPKCPRCESTNTKFCYFNNYSRSQPRHFCKTCRRYWTRGGALRNVPVGGGCRRNKKNKSNRSTKSPAAAEKQTGPNSSSAIPSSACAPDQIIGHVSQQSPHQLPFLTSLQNLTRYGMGNIGLNFSGIQAQNDLGYQIGSSSGASNTILSSTGGVDQWRLQQFPFMGGFESQTGLYSIQSEGVESPSPLAGDTELRTMTSSSRVSQLPTVMKMEERHGQNLSAGLNWGGNAWTDLSGLHSSSTSHLL, from the exons ATGGTTTTCTCGTCTGTTCCACTCTATTTAGATCCTCACAATTGGCAGCAG CAACCTAATCATCAGCAAGGAATCGACACTACTCAAAATCCGCAGCTTCTTCCACCAGTAGCACTGCCCTCGCCAGCCGGCCATCATGCCGGCGGTGATGCTGTCTCGATCAGGCCTGGTTCGATGGCTGATCAAGCCAGGTTAGCAAAGATACCACAGCCAGATCAAACAGCTCCCAAGTGTCCCCGCTGTGAATCCACCAATACCAAGTTTTGCTACTTCAATAATTACAGCCGTTCTCAGCCCCGTCACTTCTGCAAGACATGTCGGCGTTACTGGACCAGAGGGGGTGCCCTTAGGAATGTTCCAGTGGGTGGGGGTTGCCgtagaaacaagaaaaacaaaagcaatcgCAGCACTAAGTCTCCGGCTGCCGCTGAGAAACAAACGGGTCCCAACTCTAGCAGTGCAATTCCTTCATCTGCCTGTGCCCCAGATCAGATAATTGGCCATGTTTCGCAGCAATCACCTCATCAATTACCCTTTCTAACCTCTTTACAGAATCTTACCCGCTATGGTATGGGAAATATTGGCTTAAACTTCAGTGGCATCCAGGCACAGAATGATTTGGGGTATCAGATCGGAAGCAGTTCAGGTGCAAGCAACACGATTTTATCTAGTACAGGAGGAGTGGATCAGTGGCGTTTGCAACAATTCCCTTTCATGGGTGGCTTTGAATCACAGACAGGTCTATACTCAATTCAAAGTGAAGGTGTCGAATCACCATCTCCTTTAGCTGGTGATACTGAGCTAAGGACTATGACGTCAAGTTCTAGGGTTTCTCAGCTTCCTACAGTGATGAAAATGGAAGAAAGGCATGGGCAGAATTTATCTGCAGGTCTCAACTGGGGAGGAAATGCATGGACAGATTTATCAGGTCTTCACTCTTCCTCCACCAGCCATCTGCTGTAA